A window of the Synechococcus sp. LTW-R genome harbors these coding sequences:
- a CDS encoding RNA methyltransferase: protein MSLPEQLLLSELLRRRVRCDQGLDHGVGVAAWMHPPVHRLLGWFSKPSALGDRREVWRLNQLCGLAELELFVRGDAAPSEIATMDRLPTLIEATVLGQDGEPLGQIADAAVDLSSGQILHYLVSRSDPRLPGTSRWRLAPARIDDQQPGTVFTALAGLDDLPLAKASVRQEFLRRSKRWREQMQEETSRWRDQVQNAGERFEERLEGWLEEPPWDGQEPDVDRPSPGQETWDDWNDSDLPPPRRRQQDDPWI from the coding sequence GTGAGCCTCCCCGAACAGCTGCTGCTCAGCGAGTTGCTGCGCCGCCGGGTTCGTTGTGATCAGGGCCTCGATCATGGGGTTGGGGTCGCTGCCTGGATGCATCCTCCGGTGCATCGCCTTCTGGGCTGGTTCTCGAAACCCTCAGCGTTGGGGGATCGTCGCGAGGTTTGGCGCCTCAACCAGTTATGCGGTCTGGCCGAACTGGAGCTCTTTGTCCGTGGTGATGCCGCGCCCAGTGAAATCGCCACGATGGATCGCTTGCCCACCTTGATCGAGGCGACCGTCCTCGGCCAAGACGGCGAGCCCTTGGGGCAGATAGCCGATGCCGCCGTCGATCTCAGCAGCGGCCAGATCCTGCACTACCTGGTCTCCCGCAGCGATCCCAGGCTCCCAGGTACGAGCCGCTGGCGCCTTGCGCCGGCCCGCATTGATGACCAACAGCCGGGGACGGTGTTCACCGCGCTGGCGGGTCTGGATGATCTCCCCTTGGCGAAAGCGAGTGTCCGTCAGGAATTCCTGCGCCGCTCGAAGCGTTGGCGCGAGCAAATGCAGGAGGAGACCTCCCGCTGGCGGGACCAGGTGCAGAACGCTGGCGAGCGCTTTGAAGAACGCTTGGAGGGATGGCTGGAAGAACCCCCTTGGGACGGCCAGGAGCCAGACGTCGACCGTCCCTCGCCAGGGCAGGAGACCTGGGATGACTGGAATGATTCCGACCTGCCACCGCCCCGTCGCCGCCAGCAGGACGATCCCTGGATCTGA
- a CDS encoding N-acetyl sugar amidotransferase yields MSTRPRISFNELGQCNACVWRERKKNINWDERKSQLASILNQARSKSFDFDCLIPVSGGKDGSYISYKVKEEFGLNPLCVTVKPPLPLKIGEDNLVNFINSGYNHISISPNPTVMQRINKAGLIHKGLPYFGWLTAIEAVPTRLAHQLGIGLVIYSEDGEIEYGGSTETEQSPIYNSEYQKRVYLEGGHDEVIKSAGISAKERFFFDFPDSTDEISIIHWSYFEDWDPYRNYLVAKEKCGLQEATGTNSGTFTNFAQNDQALYALHTYIMYLKFGFGRANQDACIEIRRGAMDRSQAISLVNLYDGILPQEFIDLYLDYFEMSRSEFFEVLKSWTNKELFEVNGETVKAKFTVI; encoded by the coding sequence ATGAGCACCAGGCCAAGGATCTCGTTTAATGAATTGGGTCAGTGCAATGCATGCGTCTGGCGAGAAAGGAAAAAGAATATTAACTGGGACGAGAGAAAATCGCAATTGGCGTCAATCCTCAATCAAGCCCGGTCTAAGAGTTTTGATTTTGACTGCTTAATACCCGTAAGTGGAGGCAAGGATGGCTCTTATATCTCGTACAAGGTCAAAGAAGAATTCGGTCTAAACCCACTGTGCGTAACAGTCAAGCCACCGCTTCCCCTTAAGATTGGAGAAGATAATCTTGTTAATTTCATTAATTCTGGCTACAATCATATCAGCATTAGCCCAAACCCAACGGTAATGCAACGAATAAATAAAGCCGGTCTAATTCATAAAGGCTTGCCATATTTTGGTTGGCTTACAGCAATCGAGGCAGTCCCAACCCGTCTAGCCCATCAACTAGGTATAGGGCTCGTCATATATAGTGAAGATGGAGAGATTGAGTATGGTGGATCCACAGAAACGGAGCAATCTCCGATTTACAACTCTGAGTACCAAAAGAGAGTATATCTTGAAGGTGGGCATGATGAGGTAATTAAATCTGCAGGTATCTCCGCTAAAGAGCGATTCTTCTTTGACTTTCCCGATTCTACAGATGAAATTTCTATTATCCATTGGTCTTACTTTGAAGACTGGGATCCTTATCGTAACTACCTTGTAGCAAAAGAAAAGTGCGGGTTGCAAGAAGCAACTGGAACGAATTCAGGGACCTTCACTAATTTTGCTCAGAATGACCAGGCCTTGTACGCTCTTCATACATACATAATGTATCTTAAGTTTGGATTTGGGAGAGCTAACCAGGACGCGTGTATCGAGATCCGTAGAGGTGCAATGGATAGGTCCCAAGCCATTAGCCTTGTCAATCTCTATGACGGAATTTTACCTCAAGAATTCATAGATCTATACCTTGATTATTTTGAGATGTCAAGGTCAGAATTTTTTGAAGTGCTTAAGTCTTGGACTAACAAAGAACTGTTCGAAGTCAATGGTGAAACAGTTAAAGCCAAGTTCACTGTAATATAG
- the purL gene encoding phosphoribosylformylglycinamidine synthase subunit PurL, which produces MVAAPDYSVADALKKENLSQADYDEICRRLGRAPNRAELGMFGVMWSEHCCYRNSRPLLQGFPTTGPRILVGPGENAGVVDLGEGQRLAFKIESHNHPSAVEPFQGAATGVGGILRDIFTMGARPIALLNALRFGPLEDERNVGLMEGVVAGIAHYGNCVGVPTVGGEVAFDASYSGNPLVNAMALGLMETETIVCSGAEGVGFPVVYVGSTTGRDGMGGASFASAELTEASLDDRPAVQVGDPFLEKGLIEACLDAFQSGDVVAAQDMGAAGLTCSCSEMAAKGGLGIELDLDRVPAREAGMTPYEFLLSESQERMLFVVKPGREAALMERFTRWGLQAAVVGRVLEDNIVRVLQNGAVAAEVPASALADDTPINRHDLLSEPPAPIQEHWRWSEAQLPLASASGVNGQSWSETLLALLDDPTIASKRWVYRQYDHQVQANTVVPPGGADAAVVRLRPQAETQAATRGVAAVVDCPNRWVALDPERGGMAAVAEAARNLSCVGAEPLAVTDNLNFPSPETPTGYWQLASACRGLSTACSALDTPVTGGNVSLYNETRMPDGSMLPIHPTPVVGMVGLVHDLSHVRGQAWQDAGDVIWMLGVPLEAGETPADGRLALAGTSYLERIHGAVTGRPPQIDLELERSVQAFLRQAITQGLVKSAHDLSDGGLAVAAAECCMASGLGAHLELPSSAARLDRLLFAEGGARILVSVSPAQTVAWQEALDASGIPAQCLGVVEDDSELSITQADTNVLTTPIAQMRERFEQAIPRRIGVDLPPTA; this is translated from the coding sequence GTGGTCGCAGCCCCTGACTACTCCGTTGCTGACGCGCTGAAGAAGGAGAACCTCAGCCAAGCTGACTACGACGAGATTTGCCGCCGTCTAGGCCGGGCCCCGAATCGGGCCGAGCTCGGCATGTTCGGTGTGATGTGGTCCGAGCACTGTTGTTACCGCAACTCCAGACCGCTGCTCCAGGGCTTCCCCACGACGGGGCCGCGCATCCTGGTGGGTCCCGGTGAGAACGCGGGTGTTGTGGACCTTGGTGAAGGCCAACGCCTGGCCTTCAAGATCGAAAGCCACAACCACCCCTCAGCGGTGGAGCCGTTCCAGGGCGCGGCCACCGGCGTAGGCGGCATTCTGCGGGACATCTTCACCATGGGTGCCCGTCCGATTGCCCTGCTGAACGCCCTCCGGTTTGGCCCGCTCGAGGACGAGCGCAACGTGGGCCTGATGGAAGGCGTGGTGGCCGGCATTGCCCATTACGGCAACTGCGTCGGGGTGCCCACCGTCGGTGGAGAGGTGGCCTTCGACGCCAGCTATTCCGGCAACCCCCTGGTCAACGCGATGGCCCTGGGTCTGATGGAGACCGAGACGATCGTGTGCTCGGGGGCGGAGGGCGTTGGCTTCCCGGTGGTCTACGTCGGTAGTACGACCGGTCGGGACGGCATGGGTGGTGCCAGCTTTGCCTCGGCGGAGTTGACCGAAGCGTCCTTGGATGATCGCCCCGCGGTGCAGGTGGGGGATCCCTTCCTTGAAAAGGGGCTGATTGAGGCCTGCCTGGATGCCTTCCAAAGCGGTGATGTGGTCGCGGCCCAGGACATGGGAGCGGCGGGACTGACCTGCAGCTGTTCGGAGATGGCCGCCAAGGGTGGCCTGGGCATCGAGTTGGATCTCGACCGCGTCCCGGCCCGCGAAGCCGGCATGACCCCCTACGAGTTCCTACTCAGCGAATCCCAAGAGCGGATGCTCTTTGTGGTGAAGCCCGGCCGCGAAGCGGCACTGATGGAGCGCTTTACCCGTTGGGGCCTGCAGGCGGCCGTCGTCGGCCGTGTCCTGGAGGACAACATTGTTCGGGTCTTGCAGAACGGTGCGGTCGCTGCTGAGGTGCCCGCCAGTGCACTGGCGGATGACACGCCGATCAACCGCCACGACCTGCTCAGCGAGCCCCCGGCACCCATTCAGGAGCACTGGCGCTGGTCCGAGGCGCAGCTGCCGCTGGCCTCCGCGTCTGGCGTTAACGGTCAAAGCTGGAGCGAGACGCTCCTGGCCCTGCTGGATGACCCCACCATCGCTTCCAAGCGCTGGGTCTACCGCCAGTACGACCATCAGGTGCAGGCCAACACGGTGGTGCCCCCGGGCGGTGCGGATGCGGCTGTGGTCCGTCTGCGTCCCCAGGCTGAAACCCAGGCGGCGACCCGTGGCGTGGCTGCTGTTGTCGATTGCCCCAACCGCTGGGTGGCTCTCGATCCAGAGCGGGGCGGCATGGCGGCCGTCGCCGAGGCCGCTCGCAACCTCAGCTGCGTGGGTGCTGAGCCCCTGGCGGTGACCGACAACCTCAACTTCCCCTCCCCGGAGACTCCCACGGGCTACTGGCAATTGGCCTCCGCTTGCCGCGGTCTCTCAACCGCGTGCTCGGCCCTGGATACCCCCGTGACCGGCGGCAATGTCTCCCTCTACAACGAGACCCGGATGCCCGATGGCTCCATGCTGCCGATCCATCCGACCCCGGTGGTGGGGATGGTCGGTTTGGTCCATGACCTCAGCCATGTCCGCGGTCAGGCCTGGCAGGACGCTGGTGATGTGATTTGGATGTTGGGTGTTCCTCTGGAAGCGGGGGAGACTCCAGCGGATGGCCGCTTGGCCCTGGCCGGCACGAGCTATCTCGAGCGGATCCATGGAGCCGTCACAGGGCGTCCGCCGCAGATCGATCTGGAGCTGGAGCGTTCAGTTCAGGCGTTCCTGCGCCAGGCCATCACCCAAGGGCTGGTGAAGTCGGCCCATGACCTCAGCGATGGCGGACTCGCCGTGGCTGCCGCGGAGTGCTGCATGGCCTCAGGTTTGGGAGCCCATCTGGAGCTTCCCTCCAGTGCCGCGCGTCTGGATCGCCTGCTGTTTGCTGAAGGCGGCGCCCGCATCCTGGTGAGCGTTTCACCCGCTCAAACGGTGGCTTGGCAGGAGGCCCTCGATGCAAGTGGCATTCCGGCCCAGTGCCTGGGTGTGGTGGAGGACGACAGTGAGCTGTCGATCACCCAGGCGGACACCAACGTGCTCACCACTCCGATTGCTCAGATGCGTGAACGCTTTGAGCAAGCGATTCCCCGGCGCATTGGCGTCGATCTCCCCCCGACGGCTTGA
- the dnaN gene encoding DNA polymerase III subunit beta yields MKLVCSQAELSSSLQLVSRAVAARPTHPVLANVLLTADAGTGRLSLTGFDLSLGIQTSLSASVATSGAITLPARLFGEIVSRMPSDSPITLSCEDGSEQVELTSVSGSYQMRGMPADDFPELPLAQAGTPIKLDPEVLIKGLRATLFASSGDEAKQLLTGVHLGLDQNGLECAATDGHRLAVLRLQNASSSEAELDVTVPARSLRELERLLSSRGGSDAVSLFCDRGQVVFQWADQVLTSRSLDGTYPNYRQLIPESFGRQLQVDRKGLLSALERVAVLADQHNNVVKLTSDPAAGQLSISADAQDVGSGSEAIGAQVSGDSIQIAFNVRYVLEGLKAMGSEQVQLQCNAPTTPVVLAPQDDSSFTYLVMPVQIRQ; encoded by the coding sequence ATGAAGCTGGTCTGCTCCCAGGCCGAACTGAGTTCCAGTCTTCAACTGGTGAGCAGGGCAGTAGCAGCGCGTCCCACCCACCCGGTGCTGGCCAACGTGTTGCTGACTGCAGATGCCGGAACCGGCCGGCTGAGCTTGACCGGGTTTGATCTCAGCCTCGGCATCCAAACGAGCCTGAGTGCGTCCGTCGCCACTAGCGGTGCGATCACCCTGCCGGCCCGTCTGTTCGGCGAGATCGTCTCCCGAATGCCCTCGGACAGTCCAATCACCCTCAGCTGCGAAGACGGCAGTGAGCAGGTCGAGCTCACCAGCGTCTCCGGCAGCTATCAGATGCGGGGCATGCCCGCTGATGACTTTCCAGAGCTGCCCTTGGCCCAGGCGGGTACGCCGATCAAGTTGGATCCGGAAGTCTTAATTAAGGGGTTGCGTGCCACCCTGTTCGCCAGCAGCGGCGACGAGGCCAAACAGCTCCTGACCGGTGTGCATCTCGGTCTCGATCAGAACGGCCTCGAATGCGCCGCCACCGATGGTCACCGTCTGGCCGTCCTGCGTCTTCAGAACGCCTCGAGCAGTGAAGCCGAACTGGATGTCACCGTTCCCGCCCGTTCCCTGCGCGAACTGGAGCGTCTGCTCTCCAGCCGCGGTGGCAGCGATGCCGTCAGCCTCTTCTGCGACCGCGGTCAGGTCGTCTTCCAATGGGCTGATCAGGTGCTCACCAGCCGGAGCCTGGATGGCACCTACCCGAATTACCGGCAGCTGATTCCCGAGAGCTTTGGTCGCCAGTTGCAGGTCGATCGCAAAGGCCTGCTGAGCGCCCTGGAGCGTGTCGCGGTCTTGGCCGACCAGCACAACAACGTGGTCAAGCTGACCAGCGACCCCGCCGCCGGTCAGCTCTCCATCAGCGCAGACGCCCAAGACGTGGGCAGCGGCTCTGAGGCGATTGGTGCTCAGGTCAGCGGCGACTCCATTCAGATTGCCTTCAACGTCCGCTACGTCCTTGAAGGTCTCAAGGCGATGGGATCCGAGCAGGTTCAGCTGCAGTGCAATGCCCCCACGACGCCCGTGGTGCTGGCTCCCCAAGATGACTCCAGCTTCACCTACTTGGTGATGCCCGTTCAGATTCGCCAGTGA
- the purF gene encoding amidophosphoribosyltransferase: protein MHNVEGNLKLGCAVTDPTPSLDVVVDRPDKPEEACGVFAVLASDQPVANLTYFGLYALQHRGQESAGIAVFDAEPGSAPKVRLHKDMGLVSKVFTPEVLERLPGQLAIGHNRYSTTGSSKACNAQPVLLNTRLGPMAFAHNGNLVNAGELRTALASDLPEAEFTSTTDSELIAFAIQQAVNAGSDWDSAIRAAAGRCRGAFSLVIGTPEGLFALRDGHGIRPLVFGHMGELSEARWVVSSETCGLDIIGSSFDGDIEPGEIVHFRLGESEPVRSRWAEEPSKLCVFEMIYFARPDSRFFGESLYSYRVRIGEVLARETPIEADIVIGVPDSGIPAAIGYSQYSGIPFGDGLIKNRYVGRTFIQPTQAMREAGIRVKLNPLPDVLAGKRVVVIDDSIVRGTTSRKLVAAIRDAGATEVHMRISSPPVTHPCFYGIDTDTQDQLIAARLTLEEISAHLGVDSLAYLSKEGMVDAAHANAEHFCTACFDGAYPIEMDSSVSGSKLMLEPSGLAAKTISQKK, encoded by the coding sequence ATGCACAATGTTGAAGGAAATCTGAAGCTGGGATGCGCCGTGACTGACCCCACCCCCAGCCTCGATGTCGTGGTGGATCGGCCCGACAAGCCCGAAGAGGCCTGTGGCGTGTTTGCGGTCCTGGCCAGCGATCAGCCGGTGGCCAACCTCACTTACTTCGGTCTCTATGCTCTTCAACACCGCGGTCAGGAATCGGCGGGGATCGCCGTCTTTGACGCGGAACCCGGCAGCGCCCCGAAGGTGCGCCTGCACAAGGACATGGGTTTGGTGAGCAAGGTGTTCACCCCCGAGGTCCTCGAGCGCCTTCCCGGTCAGCTCGCGATCGGCCACAACCGCTATTCCACGACGGGTTCGAGCAAGGCCTGCAACGCCCAGCCGGTCTTGCTCAACACCCGACTGGGCCCAATGGCCTTTGCCCACAACGGCAACCTGGTCAACGCCGGGGAATTGCGGACGGCCCTGGCCAGCGATCTCCCCGAAGCAGAATTCACCTCGACGACCGATTCAGAGCTGATCGCCTTTGCGATCCAGCAGGCCGTGAATGCCGGCAGTGATTGGGACAGCGCCATTCGTGCGGCAGCCGGACGCTGCCGCGGCGCCTTCAGCCTCGTGATCGGCACCCCGGAAGGTCTGTTTGCCCTGCGGGATGGCCATGGCATTCGCCCCTTGGTCTTTGGCCACATGGGTGAGCTCAGTGAAGCCCGCTGGGTGGTGAGCAGCGAGACCTGTGGCCTCGACATCATTGGCTCGAGCTTCGATGGGGACATCGAGCCGGGCGAAATCGTCCACTTCCGGCTGGGTGAGTCCGAGCCGGTGCGGAGCCGTTGGGCGGAAGAGCCGTCCAAGCTCTGCGTCTTCGAAATGATCTATTTCGCCAGGCCCGATAGCCGTTTCTTCGGCGAATCCCTGTACAGCTACCGCGTGCGTATTGGTGAGGTGCTGGCTCGCGAAACCCCGATCGAAGCCGACATCGTGATCGGTGTGCCCGACTCCGGGATCCCTGCCGCGATTGGCTACTCGCAATACAGCGGCATCCCCTTCGGTGACGGCCTGATCAAGAACCGCTACGTCGGTCGCACCTTCATTCAGCCCACCCAGGCGATGCGCGAAGCGGGGATTCGCGTGAAGCTCAATCCCCTACCGGACGTCTTGGCCGGAAAGCGCGTGGTGGTGATCGATGACTCGATCGTCCGGGGCACCACCAGCCGCAAATTGGTGGCGGCGATCCGCGATGCCGGTGCGACGGAGGTGCACATGCGCATCAGCTCTCCGCCAGTGACTCACCCCTGCTTCTACGGCATCGACACCGACACCCAAGATCAGCTCATCGCAGCCCGGTTGACCCTCGAGGAGATTTCCGCCCATCTGGGTGTGGATTCCCTGGCTTACCTCAGCAAAGAGGGCATGGTTGATGCGGCCCACGCCAACGCTGAGCACTTCTGCACTGCCTGCTTTGACGGGGCCTATCCGATTGAGATGGACTCCTCCGTCAGCGGCAGTAAGCTGATGCTTGAGCCTAGTGGCTTAGCAGCCAAAACAATTAGCCAGAAGAAATAG
- the thrC gene encoding threonine synthase: MQDWPGLIEGYRRWLPVSDKTPVITLREGATPLIPAPSIAERIGKGVKVYLKYDGLNPTGSFKDRGMTMAISKAKEAGSEAVICASTGNTSAAAAAYARRGGMRAFVLIPDGYVAQGKLAQALLYGAEVLAVKGNFDRALAIVREVADQYPVTLVNSLNPYRLQGQKTAAFEVVDALGEAPDWLCIPVGNAGNISAYWMGFNEYKAAGHSRKLPRMMGFQAAGSAPLVLGHTVEQPDTIATAIRIGNPVNKENALKARAESNGDFMAVTDAEIIEAYKLLGSGEGVFCEPASAASVAGLIKRRDEVPAGATVVCVLTGNGLKDPTTAIEHNDSKFHTGLDADTAKVAQVMGF, translated from the coding sequence ATGCAGGACTGGCCGGGCCTGATTGAGGGCTACCGCCGTTGGTTGCCGGTCAGCGACAAAACCCCCGTCATCACCCTGCGGGAGGGGGCGACCCCCTTGATCCCAGCGCCGTCCATTGCTGAACGGATCGGCAAAGGAGTCAAGGTCTATCTGAAATACGACGGTCTCAACCCCACCGGATCCTTTAAGGACCGTGGCATGACCATGGCCATCTCCAAGGCCAAGGAAGCAGGCTCCGAAGCAGTGATCTGCGCCAGCACCGGCAACACGTCCGCTGCCGCAGCGGCCTATGCCCGCCGCGGCGGCATGCGCGCCTTTGTCTTGATCCCCGACGGCTACGTGGCCCAAGGCAAGCTCGCCCAAGCCCTGCTCTATGGCGCAGAGGTCCTAGCGGTGAAGGGCAACTTTGACCGGGCCCTGGCCATCGTTCGCGAAGTGGCGGATCAGTACCCCGTCACCCTGGTGAACTCCCTCAATCCCTACCGGCTCCAGGGGCAGAAAACGGCCGCCTTTGAGGTGGTGGATGCCCTGGGTGAAGCACCGGATTGGCTCTGCATCCCCGTGGGCAACGCCGGCAACATCAGCGCCTACTGGATGGGTTTCAACGAGTACAAGGCCGCAGGCCACAGCCGCAAGCTGCCCCGAATGATGGGCTTCCAAGCGGCAGGCTCAGCGCCCCTCGTCCTCGGCCACACGGTGGAGCAACCCGACACCATTGCGACGGCGATCCGGATCGGTAACCCGGTCAACAAGGAGAACGCGCTGAAAGCCCGCGCTGAAAGCAACGGTGATTTCATGGCCGTCACCGATGCCGAAATCATCGAGGCCTACAAGCTGCTCGGCAGTGGCGAAGGCGTGTTCTGCGAACCAGCCAGCGCCGCCTCCGTTGCCGGTCTGATCAAGCGCCGCGACGAAGTGCCTGCAGGGGCCACGGTGGTCTGCGTCCTAACGGGCAATGGCTTGAAGGACCCGACAACGGCGATCGAGCACAACGACTCGAAGTTCCATACGGGTCTCGATGCCGACACCGCCAAGGTCGCTCAAGTGATGGGCTTCTGA
- a CDS encoding aspartate kinase produces MALLVQKFGGTSVADVERIQAVAKRIAASKENGNDLVIVVSAMGHTTDELTGLAQAICNNPPQREMDMLLATGEQVSIALLSMALHAEGIPAVSMTGPQVGILTESAHGRARILEIKTERVRRLLDDGNVVVVAGFQGTSNSLSGVPEITTLGRGGSDTSAVALAAAIRADACEIYTDVPGVLTTDPRKVADAQLMETVTCDEMLELASLGAAVLHPRAVEIARNYGIPLVVRSSWSDAPGTLLTSDNTNHRGSGEGLELGKPVDGAELETDQAVLALSHVPDRPGVAAQLFEALSTASLSVDLIVQSTHEGSSNDIAFTVAEEQLQDAKAVCQSFLDFMDAKAAGATLRAQAGMAKLSIAGAGIMGRPGVAARLFDTLAKGGINLRMIATSEVKVSCLVAGNQGNKALQAAAHCFELSERQLRLNPAPSGAGQPEVRGVALDRDQAQVAVRRIPDKPGTAAAVCRALADAGVSLDTIVQSERTHGSGEQISRDMGFCLKREDLERAKSALQPLLNQWSGTRFEQGMAIARISAVGAGMPCTAGTAGRMFRALADAQINIEMIATSEIRTSCVVPESEGIKALQVVHEAFGLGGEARHEAQGTESPAE; encoded by the coding sequence ATGGCCCTGCTGGTCCAAAAATTCGGCGGCACCTCCGTGGCCGATGTGGAGCGTATCCAGGCTGTGGCGAAGCGGATTGCTGCGAGCAAGGAAAACGGGAACGATCTGGTGATCGTGGTGTCGGCCATGGGGCACACCACCGATGAACTCACCGGGCTGGCCCAGGCGATCTGCAACAACCCGCCCCAACGGGAGATGGACATGTTGCTAGCCACTGGAGAGCAGGTCTCGATTGCCCTGCTCTCCATGGCCCTGCACGCCGAGGGCATCCCTGCGGTCTCGATGACTGGTCCCCAGGTCGGGATCCTCACAGAATCGGCCCACGGCCGAGCTCGGATTCTGGAGATCAAAACCGAGAGGGTGCGGCGGCTACTTGATGACGGCAACGTGGTTGTAGTCGCCGGATTCCAAGGCACTAGCAACAGCCTCTCGGGGGTTCCAGAGATCACCACCTTGGGCCGCGGAGGCTCCGACACTTCGGCCGTGGCCTTGGCAGCAGCCATCAGGGCAGATGCCTGCGAGATCTACACCGATGTCCCAGGCGTCCTTACCACTGATCCTCGTAAGGTGGCGGACGCTCAGTTGATGGAGACGGTGACCTGCGACGAGATGCTCGAGCTGGCGAGTCTCGGCGCAGCTGTCTTGCACCCCCGAGCTGTTGAGATCGCGCGGAACTACGGCATCCCCTTGGTGGTGCGTTCAAGCTGGAGCGATGCCCCAGGCACGCTGCTCACAAGTGACAACACCAACCATCGGGGCAGCGGCGAAGGACTAGAGCTGGGCAAGCCCGTTGATGGAGCCGAGCTCGAAACGGACCAGGCCGTCCTCGCCCTGTCGCACGTACCCGATCGACCAGGTGTCGCTGCTCAATTGTTTGAAGCCCTCTCCACTGCAAGCTTGAGCGTGGATCTGATCGTGCAATCCACCCACGAAGGGAGCAGCAACGACATCGCCTTCACCGTGGCGGAAGAGCAACTGCAGGACGCGAAAGCGGTGTGCCAGAGCTTCCTTGACTTCATGGATGCCAAGGCGGCCGGAGCCACCCTGAGGGCCCAGGCCGGGATGGCCAAGCTCAGCATTGCTGGGGCAGGAATCATGGGTCGGCCCGGTGTAGCCGCACGTCTGTTCGACACCTTGGCGAAAGGCGGCATCAACCTTCGCATGATCGCTACCAGCGAAGTGAAGGTGAGCTGCCTGGTCGCCGGAAATCAAGGAAACAAAGCCCTACAAGCGGCAGCCCACTGCTTTGAGCTCAGCGAGCGCCAGCTTCGACTAAATCCAGCCCCCTCCGGTGCCGGTCAGCCAGAGGTGCGAGGTGTCGCCCTCGATCGAGATCAAGCCCAAGTGGCCGTGCGCCGCATCCCTGATAAGCCGGGAACAGCAGCGGCGGTCTGCCGGGCCCTGGCCGATGCCGGCGTCAGCCTGGACACAATCGTGCAGTCCGAGCGGACCCACGGATCTGGAGAACAAATCAGCCGCGACATGGGCTTCTGTCTCAAGCGCGAGGACCTCGAAAGGGCCAAATCCGCGCTGCAACCGCTGCTGAACCAATGGTCAGGCACCAGGTTTGAACAAGGGATGGCAATCGCTCGGATCAGTGCCGTCGGTGCCGGCATGCCCTGCACTGCTGGTACTGCGGGTCGAATGTTCCGCGCGCTAGCTGACGCTCAAATCAACATCGAGATGATCGCCACTAGCGAAATCAGAACCAGCTGCGTGGTACCTGAGAGTGAAGGCATTAAAGCCCTGCAGGTTGTCCACGAGGCCTTTGGGCTTGGAGGCGAGGCAAGGCACGAAGCCCAGGGGACTGAATCTCCTGCAGAATGA